From a region of the Teredinibacter turnerae genome:
- a CDS encoding pseudouridine synthase: MLYSIVDEQPWFLLIHKHPGAVVHGTADSGEVTLTQALRHDFNCNSLFPCHRLDRTTSGLLVVAKGEAANKHFSTLFEKRAIDKCYLALSAKKPAKKQGAVRGDMVKARNGSWMLTRSLNAPAHTQFFSKGGVEGKRLFVLRPLTGKTHQLRVAMKSLGAPILGDERYGGGDADRCYLHAFALQFSLDGRQYSYLCPPEHGDLFCSQSFKSALDDLQSPFELPWPAGKRGQ, encoded by the coding sequence ATGCTTTACTCAATAGTCGATGAGCAACCATGGTTTCTGCTCATTCATAAACACCCAGGGGCGGTGGTGCACGGTACCGCTGATTCTGGCGAGGTTACACTGACTCAAGCCCTGCGACACGATTTTAATTGTAATTCCCTGTTTCCCTGCCACAGATTGGATCGCACTACCTCTGGTTTGCTCGTTGTAGCAAAGGGTGAGGCCGCGAATAAACACTTTTCCACACTGTTCGAAAAGCGCGCGATCGATAAGTGTTATCTGGCGTTGAGTGCAAAAAAACCGGCCAAAAAGCAAGGTGCAGTAAGGGGCGATATGGTGAAAGCACGCAACGGCAGTTGGATGCTCACCCGTTCGCTAAACGCACCCGCGCACACACAGTTTTTTAGTAAAGGCGGTGTTGAGGGCAAACGGTTGTTTGTTTTGCGGCCGCTCACCGGAAAAACGCATCAATTGCGCGTTGCTATGAAGTCTCTGGGCGCACCGATACTGGGGGATGAGCGCTACGGTGGTGGCGACGCGGATCGGTGCTATCTGCATGCGTTTGCTTTGCAGTTTTCATTGGATGGCCGTCAATACAGCTATTTGTGCCCGCCTGAGCACGGCGATCTTTTTTGCTCACAAAGCTTCAAGAGTGCGCTCGACGATTTACAAAGCCCTTTCGAATTGCCCTGGCCAGCCGGTAAACGTGGACAGTAA
- a CDS encoding cold-shock protein, translating to MSDKLNGTVKWFNESKGYGFISREGGADLFVHFSNIIGSGFKTLKEGQAVTFTEGTGQKGPQAENVEPA from the coding sequence ATGTCAGACAAACTCAACGGAACAGTTAAATGGTTCAATGAAAGCAAAGGCTATGGATTTATCAGCCGAGAAGGAGGTGCTGATTTGTTCGTTCACTTCAGCAACATTATTGGTAGCGGATTCAAAACTCTGAAAGAAGGCCAGGCGGTCACCTTCACTGAAGGTACAGGCCAGAAAGGCCCACAGGCTGAGAACGTAGAGCCAGCATAA
- a CDS encoding DUF3806 domain-containing protein: MKKTLLFISLFVGAASPVLALDDEDIASKVLAQHQDGPEIRPLNWLNEKFLERQRNSVNDIVGTHFGQKIQGSKRDLAVLQRIINEKIIKNNETQDLQALGAVLGDVFVHENDKLQWVVYEDELGPTQAVCIKETSHCLFPITMLSRRMEVGLKPNVNKVYESALNDLAEFLPKTPYSVD; encoded by the coding sequence ATGAAAAAGACCCTACTCTTTATCTCTCTTTTTGTGGGTGCAGCCTCCCCTGTTCTCGCACTTGACGACGAAGATATCGCCAGTAAAGTCCTGGCTCAACACCAGGACGGGCCAGAAATACGCCCACTGAATTGGCTCAACGAGAAATTCCTTGAACGGCAGAGAAATTCGGTAAACGACATCGTTGGTACGCATTTTGGTCAAAAAATTCAAGGGAGCAAGCGCGATCTTGCGGTGCTGCAGCGAATTATCAACGAAAAGATTATTAAGAATAATGAAACTCAGGACTTGCAGGCTTTAGGCGCAGTTTTGGGAGACGTTTTCGTACACGAAAATGACAAGCTTCAGTGGGTTGTATACGAGGACGAGCTTGGTCCCACCCAGGCCGTATGCATTAAAGAAACGAGCCACTGCCTTTTCCCAATCACCATGTTATCGCGCAGAATGGAAGTGGGGCTAAAACCCAATGTCAACAAAGTGTATGAGTCCGCACTCAACGATTTGGCAGAGTTTCTTCCTAAAACGCCCTATTCGGTAGACTAA